The proteins below are encoded in one region of Aquisphaera giovannonii:
- a CDS encoding glycoside hydrolase domain-containing protein: MKRRDVLFVTKAIALASGPFLARAQQAGAKGRDIRLEATRDAWVSEVGREADGNNGAAPRLKLKSYQEMSLLDVDASPLSGRVIEAATLHLKHAGDPPLRRVTVGGIGAEWFEGTGSNYSTDPGGATFHRRRHPDLPWSVGGGDLCHVILGNGGTNWGNADATAPDADGWQEIEVRPAVVAARVAGLSHGFLLFDDTGSEFARKGDRFELRLLPNRFAFSKDQNRATAPYLTVRLGAEDRRAPRAPTGLESSPLEGSPGEAVASWVTPRDEGPAGTLGFVATLDGKALPRELIPLADAPGKRVEMHLRDLGLEPGKSASLTVAAVDAAGNVGPAAKAAVRLAGRMEVPLPMPTRAAERPGRGASAAAAGGGLPRLGDAEVAVIDELVKVHPETGRMIPPQPAGVLRGSPIWDAASRTIRLEAARNESVAFQVLIRGASPIRVDAPRMGLEMEGGQGGRGLGVEAAFGRYHLVPTAEGPLPDPIVPLGPAGALAPAEPAGRFVARGLHAELYVPHEAAAGMHRGTLTIESGRDRLDLAVALRVRDFTLPDHLSFLPEMNAYGLPEDERDYYRLAHRHRTVLNRLPYHQDGRMSEGCAPGLVGEGPARRLDWTAWDRRFGPLLDGSAFADLPRKGVPVECFYLPLHENWPSPMEGNYRGGYWADQAFPESYRRAFALASQQFAEHFRDRGWGDTLFHGFLNNKNNFKAAGWSRGSSPWLLDEPANFQDFWALRYFARAFHEGVNRARGGASGGPHPGRASFPRMVFRADISRPQWRRDTLDGLLDYLVVSSAMREYPRLVLDRKRRLGEIVVEYGSTNPVTASNWQPVSWCLDAWTLGADGVLPWQTIGDAASWRKADELALFYPLVDGRGRAAGVAPSIRLKAYRRGQQDVEYLTLWARHRGLPREALAAPVRRALKLAGTRRATEAGGPEDAGRIDPAGFDPDALRSLRSGIGEALSRARPAPAARLVDFRTPPREP; encoded by the coding sequence ATGAAGCGAAGAGATGTCCTGTTCGTCACGAAGGCAATCGCCCTGGCCTCGGGCCCCTTCCTCGCGAGGGCCCAGCAGGCGGGCGCGAAGGGCCGGGACATCCGGCTGGAGGCCACCCGCGACGCCTGGGTGTCCGAGGTCGGCCGGGAGGCCGACGGCAACAACGGCGCCGCCCCCAGGCTCAAGCTGAAGAGCTATCAGGAGATGAGCCTGCTCGACGTGGACGCGAGCCCGCTCAGCGGGCGGGTCATCGAGGCCGCGACGCTCCACCTGAAGCATGCCGGGGACCCCCCGCTGCGGCGGGTCACCGTCGGCGGCATCGGCGCGGAGTGGTTCGAGGGGACCGGATCGAACTACTCCACGGATCCCGGCGGGGCGACATTCCATCGCCGCCGGCATCCGGACCTCCCGTGGTCCGTCGGGGGCGGGGACCTCTGCCACGTGATCCTCGGCAACGGCGGAACGAACTGGGGCAACGCGGACGCGACGGCCCCCGACGCGGACGGGTGGCAGGAAATCGAGGTCCGCCCGGCCGTCGTCGCGGCCCGCGTCGCCGGGCTCAGCCACGGCTTCCTGCTCTTCGACGACACGGGGTCGGAGTTCGCCCGGAAGGGCGACCGCTTCGAGCTCCGCCTGCTGCCCAATCGGTTCGCCTTCAGCAAGGACCAGAACCGCGCGACCGCCCCGTACCTGACGGTCCGCCTGGGCGCCGAGGATCGCCGGGCTCCCCGGGCGCCGACGGGCCTGGAGTCCTCGCCGCTCGAGGGCTCCCCGGGCGAGGCGGTCGCTTCGTGGGTCACGCCGAGGGACGAGGGGCCCGCCGGCACGCTCGGCTTCGTCGCGACGCTCGACGGCAAGGCCCTCCCGCGCGAGCTGATCCCGCTGGCCGACGCTCCCGGGAAGCGAGTGGAGATGCACCTGCGCGACCTCGGGCTGGAGCCCGGGAAATCGGCCTCGCTGACGGTCGCCGCCGTGGACGCCGCGGGCAACGTGGGGCCGGCCGCGAAGGCGGCCGTTCGGCTCGCCGGCAGGATGGAGGTGCCCCTGCCGATGCCGACCCGGGCGGCGGAGCGTCCGGGCCGCGGGGCCTCCGCCGCGGCCGCGGGGGGCGGGCTGCCACGCCTCGGCGACGCCGAGGTGGCCGTGATCGACGAGCTGGTGAAGGTCCACCCGGAGACGGGGCGGATGATCCCACCCCAGCCCGCGGGCGTCCTCCGCGGGAGCCCAATCTGGGATGCAGCCTCGAGGACCATCCGCCTGGAGGCGGCCCGGAATGAGTCCGTGGCCTTCCAGGTCCTCATCCGCGGCGCGTCCCCGATCCGGGTCGATGCCCCGCGGATGGGCCTGGAGATGGAAGGCGGGCAGGGGGGGCGGGGGCTGGGCGTCGAGGCGGCGTTCGGCCGCTATCACCTGGTCCCGACCGCCGAGGGCCCGCTGCCCGACCCGATCGTCCCGCTCGGGCCGGCCGGGGCCCTCGCGCCGGCCGAGCCGGCGGGCCGGTTCGTCGCGCGGGGCCTGCACGCCGAGCTCTACGTGCCTCACGAGGCCGCGGCCGGGATGCACCGCGGGACCCTGACGATCGAGTCGGGCCGCGACCGCCTGGACCTGGCCGTTGCGCTCCGGGTCCGCGACTTCACCCTGCCGGACCATCTCAGCTTCCTGCCGGAGATGAACGCCTACGGCCTGCCGGAGGACGAGCGCGACTATTACCGGCTGGCCCACCGCCATCGGACGGTGCTCAACCGCCTGCCCTATCACCAGGACGGCCGGATGTCCGAAGGCTGCGCACCGGGCCTGGTCGGGGAGGGCCCCGCGAGGCGGCTCGACTGGACGGCCTGGGACCGCCGATTCGGCCCGCTCCTGGACGGATCGGCGTTCGCGGACCTCCCGCGGAAGGGGGTGCCGGTGGAGTGCTTCTACCTGCCTCTGCACGAGAACTGGCCCAGCCCGATGGAGGGGAACTACCGCGGCGGCTACTGGGCCGATCAGGCGTTCCCGGAGTCGTACCGGCGTGCCTTCGCCCTCGCCTCGCAACAGTTCGCGGAGCACTTCCGCGACAGGGGATGGGGCGACACCCTCTTCCATGGCTTCCTGAACAACAAGAACAACTTCAAGGCCGCCGGCTGGTCGCGGGGGTCGTCGCCCTGGCTGCTCGACGAGCCGGCCAACTTCCAGGACTTCTGGGCCCTCCGCTACTTCGCCCGGGCCTTCCACGAGGGCGTGAACCGGGCGAGGGGCGGGGCGTCGGGAGGCCCGCATCCGGGCAGGGCGTCGTTCCCGCGGATGGTCTTCCGGGCCGACATCTCGCGGCCCCAGTGGCGGCGGGACACGCTCGATGGGCTGCTCGATTATCTGGTCGTCAGCTCGGCGATGCGGGAATACCCCCGGCTGGTCCTCGATCGCAAGCGGCGGCTCGGCGAGATCGTCGTGGAGTACGGCAGCACGAACCCGGTCACGGCGTCGAACTGGCAGCCGGTGTCGTGGTGCCTGGACGCCTGGACGCTCGGGGCCGACGGCGTGCTCCCCTGGCAGACGATCGGCGACGCCGCGTCGTGGCGGAAGGCCGACGAGCTGGCGCTCTTCTACCCCCTGGTCGACGGCCGGGGCCGGGCCGCCGGCGTGGCCCCCTCGATTCGGCTCAAGGCGTATCGACGCGGCCAGCAGGACGTGGAGTACCTGACGCTCTGGGCCCGCCACCGCGGGCTGCCGCGCGAGGCCCTGGCCGCACCGGTGCGCAGGGCCCTGAAGCTCGCCGGCACGCGGCGGGCCACGGAGGCGGGCGGGCCCGAGGACGCCGGCCGGATCGACCCCGCGGGCTTCGACCCGGACGCCCTGCGGTCGCTGCGCTCGGGCATCGGCGAGGCCCTCTCCCGGGCACGCCCCGCGCCGGCGGCCCGGCTGGTGGACTTCCGGACGCCGCCCC
- a CDS encoding group II intron maturase-specific domain-containing protein, translated as MRLPDDAFDFLGYTLGRMYDTRNGEPYLGPSPSRKKVERLCREISELTTRRMALLDIPVLVGRINRKLRGWSNYFRLGIVHKAYWRINGHVRHRVRQWLHAKFKGRGQRKYRYPNAYLYRELELLQVRRD; from the coding sequence GTGCGCCTGCCCGACGATGCGTTCGACTTCCTGGGCTACACCCTGGGCCGGATGTACGACACCCGCAACGGCGAGCCCTACCTGGGGCCCAGCCCGTCGCGGAAGAAGGTCGAGCGGCTGTGCCGCGAGATCAGCGAGCTGACGACTCGCCGGATGGCACTCCTGGATATCCCCGTCCTGGTAGGGCGGATCAACCGCAAGCTTCGCGGCTGGTCCAACTACTTCCGGCTCGGGATCGTCCACAAGGCCTACTGGCGCATCAACGGCCATGTCCGGCACCGGGTCCGCCAGTGGCTGCACGCGAAGTTCAAGGGGCGGGGTCAGAGGAAGTACCGCTACCCTAACGCATACCTGTACCGTGAGTTGGAGCTGCTTCAGGTTCGGCGGGACTAG
- the tnpA gene encoding IS66 family insertion sequence element accessory protein TnpA, with the protein MSRPRAPQLERTWSRRLERQAVGGLSIAEFCEREGLAPASFYYWRRRLAAGATPPAEAPPLFVPLRVDGAAAAQRRRGVEIELPGGVRLRLEAPPEPEWIGRLVAAVAGLEAGRGRP; encoded by the coding sequence ATGTCACGACCGAGAGCCCCGCAGCTGGAGCGGACCTGGAGCCGCCGCCTGGAGAGGCAGGCCGTCGGCGGCCTGTCGATCGCCGAGTTCTGCGAGCGGGAAGGCCTCGCGCCGGCCTCGTTCTACTACTGGCGGCGGCGGCTCGCGGCCGGGGCGACGCCCCCGGCCGAGGCCCCGCCGCTGTTCGTCCCGCTCCGCGTCGATGGCGCGGCCGCGGCGCAGCGACGGCGGGGAGTCGAGATCGAGCTGCCCGGCGGCGTCCGCCTCCGCCTCGAGGCCCCGCCGGAGCCGGAGTGGATCGGCCGCCTGGTTGCCGCGGTCGCCGGCCTCGAGGCCGGGAGGGGCCGCCCGTGA
- the tnpB gene encoding IS66 family insertion sequence element accessory protein TnpB (TnpB, as the term is used for proteins encoded by IS66 family insertion elements, is considered an accessory protein, since TnpC, encoded by a neighboring gene, is a DDE family transposase.), whose translation MITLPPTSRAFLCTRPVDMRKGFDGLPGLVRSCFAEDLLSGHLFLFVNSRGDRLKALYFDRDGLAVWYKRLEAGTFQVPPLRRLRGHRAGARPARHDPLRRRPLHRPPPQAIPRRILTPGSPGTDAPRRLIVVKISI comes from the coding sequence GTGATCACCCTCCCGCCGACCTCCCGCGCCTTCCTCTGCACCAGGCCCGTCGACATGCGCAAGGGGTTCGACGGCCTCCCCGGCCTCGTCCGGTCCTGCTTCGCCGAGGACCTCCTCAGCGGCCACCTCTTCCTCTTCGTCAACAGCCGCGGCGACCGCCTCAAGGCCCTCTACTTCGACCGCGACGGCCTGGCCGTCTGGTACAAGCGGCTCGAGGCCGGCACCTTCCAGGTCCCCCCCCTCCGCCGGCTCCGAGGGCATCGAGCTGGAGCCCGCCCAGCTCGCCATGATCCTCTCCGGCGTCGACCTCTCCACCGCCCGCCGCCGCAAGCGATTCCGCGCCGCATCCTGACGCCGGGGAGCCCGGGCACGGACGCCCCGCGACGCTTGATTGTCGTGAAAATATCGATATAG
- the tnpC gene encoding IS66 family transposase, with translation MSDAPLIPDDPEECRRLLLESLRRIGELERVLDATAADYGDLQRRYAEQAESLALLRRYLFGPRRERVADDPGQGHLFGLGDAAIEPDAPEPDGPAAGEPAMKAPRRPSRPRASLDHLPYVRIEHDLPEAEKSCPCCGGMRRRIGEDISRELEFIPAKLEVRVHVLPRYACPKCKGGVAAPPVPAKPVPGGIAGAGLVAFVVVSKFADHLPLYRLEDILSRHGVALSRGTLCDWARNAAGLLRPLAEFQRERVLGTDLIWTDDTHVTALGGDRPGSTKARFWAYLGGAEAPYSVYDFTMSRERDGPATFLKGYRGYLQADAYGGYDGIYAGSDGAIAEVACRAHARRKFFEARPNAPAEANRFLEWVRQLYDIEDRGRELAAEDRRELRRESVPILDRIEAYIDELRPRALPKSALGKALTYARNQRAALRRYVEDGRLTIDNNASERVLRLQTIGRKNWLFLGSEAAGPRATVLFTILAGAKRHRLEPWAYLREVLLHLAAGETDLESLLPDRWAAAHPEHVLEHRLEESRQRAARQKAIRDRRRAGRPRRD, from the coding sequence ATGAGCGACGCCCCTCTCATCCCCGACGACCCCGAGGAGTGCCGGCGGCTGCTCCTCGAGTCGCTCCGCCGCATCGGCGAGCTGGAGCGCGTCCTCGACGCGACCGCCGCCGACTACGGCGACCTGCAGCGGAGGTACGCCGAGCAGGCCGAGTCGCTCGCGCTGCTGCGCCGCTACCTCTTCGGCCCCCGACGCGAGCGCGTCGCCGACGACCCCGGCCAGGGGCACCTGTTCGGCCTCGGCGACGCCGCGATCGAGCCCGACGCCCCCGAGCCCGATGGGCCCGCGGCGGGCGAGCCCGCGATGAAGGCCCCGCGCCGGCCGTCGAGGCCGCGCGCCTCGCTGGATCACCTCCCGTACGTCCGCATCGAGCACGACCTGCCCGAGGCCGAGAAGTCCTGCCCCTGCTGCGGCGGCATGAGGCGGCGGATCGGCGAGGACATCTCCCGCGAGCTGGAGTTCATCCCCGCGAAGCTCGAGGTCCGCGTCCACGTCCTGCCCAGGTACGCATGCCCGAAGTGCAAGGGCGGCGTGGCCGCCCCGCCGGTCCCGGCCAAGCCCGTCCCCGGGGGCATCGCCGGGGCCGGCCTGGTCGCCTTCGTGGTGGTCAGCAAGTTCGCCGACCACCTGCCGTTATACAGGCTCGAAGATATCCTGTCTCGACACGGCGTCGCCCTGTCGCGGGGCACGCTCTGCGACTGGGCCCGCAACGCCGCCGGCCTGCTCCGCCCGCTGGCCGAGTTCCAGCGCGAGCGGGTCCTCGGGACCGACCTGATCTGGACCGACGACACCCACGTGACGGCGCTGGGCGGCGACAGGCCCGGCAGCACGAAGGCGCGATTCTGGGCGTACCTCGGCGGGGCCGAGGCGCCGTACAGCGTCTACGACTTCACCATGAGCCGCGAGCGGGACGGGCCGGCGACGTTCCTGAAGGGTTATCGGGGCTACCTCCAGGCCGACGCCTACGGCGGCTACGACGGCATCTACGCGGGCTCCGACGGGGCGATCGCGGAGGTCGCCTGCCGGGCCCACGCGCGGCGGAAGTTCTTCGAGGCGAGGCCCAACGCGCCGGCGGAGGCCAACCGCTTCCTCGAGTGGGTCCGTCAGCTCTACGACATCGAGGACCGGGGCCGCGAGCTGGCGGCCGAGGATCGCCGCGAGTTGCGGCGGGAGTCGGTGCCGATCCTCGACCGGATCGAGGCGTACATCGACGAGCTGAGGCCGCGGGCGCTGCCGAAGTCGGCGCTGGGCAAGGCGCTGACCTACGCGCGGAACCAGCGGGCGGCGCTGCGGCGGTACGTCGAGGACGGCCGGCTGACGATCGACAACAACGCGTCGGAGCGGGTGCTGAGGTTGCAGACGATCGGGCGGAAGAACTGGCTGTTCCTGGGCAGCGAGGCGGCGGGCCCTCGCGCGACGGTGCTGTTCACGATCCTGGCGGGGGCGAAGCGGCATCGGCTGGAGCCGTGGGCCTACCTGCGGGAGGTGCTCCTGCACCTGGCCGCCGGCGAGACGGACCTGGAGTCGCTGCTGCCGGACCGCTGGGCGGCGGCCCACCCGGAGCACGTGCTGGAGCACCGGCTGGAGGAGTCGCGGCAGCGTGCGGCGCGACAGAAGGCCATCCGCGACCGCCGCCGCGCCGGCCGACCTCGCCGCGACTGA
- a CDS encoding ISAs1 family transposase, translating into MPTREPPRPHPPPRCPPAPGAGTAECLRRWKGLESIGVAINISTRDGKESDAVRYYILSRPLGAKEFADAVHAHWTIENSLHWQLDVTFREDACRVRRGLADANLSVVRRAALGLLKNETSKKIGIKNKRLAAACNNHYIEKFFTQS; encoded by the coding sequence GTGCCCACACGGGAGCCGCCTCGCCCTCACCCCCCGCCGAGGTGCCCCCCCGCGCCCGGGGCTGGGACGGCCGAGTGCTTACGGCGCTGGAAGGGGCTGGAGTCGATCGGCGTGGCGATCAACATATCGACCCGCGACGGGAAGGAGAGCGACGCGGTGCGCTACTACATCCTCAGCCGCCCGCTGGGGGCGAAGGAGTTCGCCGATGCCGTCCACGCGCACTGGACGATCGAGAATTCGCTGCATTGGCAACTCGATGTGACCTTCCGCGAGGACGCCTGCCGCGTCCGCCGGGGCCTGGCCGACGCCAACCTGAGCGTCGTCCGCCGCGCCGCGCTGGGCCTGCTCAAGAACGAGACGTCCAAGAAGATCGGCATCAAGAACAAGCGGCTCGCCGCCGCATGCAATAATCATTATATTGAGAAATTTTTTACACAATCATAA
- a CDS encoding ISAzo13-like element transposase-related protein codes for MIETDPAIEANFHKVLEDHTAGDPMRPEVKWTNLSRRQIAARIGGLGTPVSRHVVSQLLRLHRNRRREALKKETMGPRHPDRNAQFENIVRLKAEYLKAGLPVVSMDTKKKELLGEFYRDGTIDTQGAIETNVHDFGSIGSGTVIPPGLYDVGRNQGFLHLNTSHDTSELACDSLAAQGN; via the coding sequence TTGATCGAGACCGACCCGGCGATCGAGGCGAACTTCCACAAGGTGCTCGAGGACCACACCGCAGGCGACCCGATGCGGCCCGAGGTGAAGTGGACGAACCTGTCACGGCGGCAGATCGCGGCCCGGATCGGCGGGTTGGGGACCCCGGTCAGTCGCCACGTCGTCTCCCAGTTACTCCGCTTGCACCGAAATCGGAGGCGGGAGGCGCTGAAGAAGGAGACCATGGGCCCTCGTCATCCGGACCGCAACGCCCAGTTCGAGAACATCGTCCGGCTCAAGGCGGAGTACCTGAAGGCCGGCCTGCCCGTCGTCAGCATGGACACCAAGAAGAAGGAGTTGCTGGGCGAGTTCTACCGCGACGGCACGATCGACACGCAGGGGGCGATCGAGACCAACGTCCACGACTTCGGCAGCATAGGATCGGGGACGGTGATCCCGCCCGGCCTCTACGACGTGGGCCGTAACCAGGGGTTCCTCCACCTGAACACCAGCCACGACACCAGCGAATTGGCGTGCGACAGCCTCGCGGCGCAGGGTAATTGA
- a CDS encoding S8 family serine peptidase, producing the protein MPLLVKLDTLSPASLTAWLADKGVEVSSTGLPQVMAVSGPDSTLTGMASWLGGTSGLGYVERESTLTIDQASNDPSYMSGSMWGLSGAKGINAASAWDVTTGSTSVVVADIDTGADYNHPDLYENIWINNAEIPASRLKNLKDVDGDGRITFYDLNYAAPDGTRPNQGAGRITDINGDGRIDASDILAPMQKNPDGSDSGLGGWADGVSQDGDTAHVDDLVGWNFLNNTNNPFDDNGHGTHTAGTIGAMGSNGVGVTGVNWKVQIMPLKFLDARLGGTSTAAAKALLYASDHGAKVSNNSYGGSGGITLQNAIAYAASKGSIFVAAAGNSGANTDTTPFYPAAYSNDNIISVAAISSSGARASYSNYGATTVDIGAPGDGILSTYPNSRYATLSGTSMAAPHVTGTVALLLAAHPTWTYSQVIKQVLSTATPNSSLAGKTVTGGILNAGAALSSGSAGATASPSASCSFVGTNTIAQGNWAGAFGSDGRAIARVSPAYPSYATVGVLGSSLWTWAGPTTDPRALSTTGTTPDSRIASCWYNGTSFTIDVNITDGKSHPASLYLVDWDSTSRSEKVQVVDAASGAVLDTRTTSSFHSGTYLTWNLSGHVRFVVSRIGGDNAVVSGLFFG; encoded by the coding sequence ATGCCGCTGCTCGTCAAGCTCGACACGCTGTCTCCGGCGAGCCTCACGGCCTGGCTCGCGGACAAGGGGGTCGAGGTGTCGTCCACCGGCTTGCCGCAGGTCATGGCCGTCTCCGGCCCCGATTCCACTCTCACCGGCATGGCGTCCTGGCTCGGAGGGACTTCCGGGCTGGGCTATGTGGAGCGGGAGAGCACTCTTACCATCGACCAGGCGTCGAACGACCCCTCCTACATGAGCGGCTCCATGTGGGGCCTGAGCGGGGCCAAGGGCATCAACGCCGCCTCGGCCTGGGACGTCACCACGGGCTCCACCTCGGTCGTCGTCGCCGACATCGACACCGGCGCCGACTACAATCACCCGGACCTCTATGAGAACATCTGGATCAACAACGCGGAGATCCCGGCGTCCCGCCTGAAGAACCTGAAGGACGTGGACGGCGACGGCCGGATCACCTTCTACGACCTGAACTACGCGGCGCCCGACGGTACGCGCCCCAACCAGGGGGCGGGCAGGATCACCGACATCAACGGGGACGGTCGGATCGACGCCTCGGACATCCTGGCGCCCATGCAGAAGAACCCCGACGGCAGCGACAGCGGCCTGGGCGGCTGGGCGGACGGCGTCTCGCAGGACGGGGACACGGCCCACGTGGACGACCTAGTCGGGTGGAACTTCCTGAACAACACCAACAACCCCTTCGACGACAATGGTCACGGGACCCACACGGCCGGGACGATCGGGGCGATGGGATCCAACGGCGTGGGCGTCACCGGCGTGAACTGGAAAGTCCAGATCATGCCGCTCAAATTCCTGGACGCAAGGCTGGGCGGCACGAGTACGGCCGCGGCGAAGGCGCTGCTGTACGCCTCCGACCACGGGGCGAAGGTCTCGAATAACAGCTACGGGGGGTCCGGCGGCATCACGCTGCAGAACGCCATCGCCTACGCCGCCAGCAAGGGCAGCATCTTCGTGGCGGCCGCCGGCAACTCCGGCGCCAACACCGACACGACGCCCTTCTATCCCGCCGCCTACTCCAACGACAACATTATCTCCGTGGCCGCGATCAGCAGCAGCGGCGCGCGGGCCAGCTACTCGAACTACGGTGCCACCACCGTGGACATTGGCGCGCCGGGCGACGGCATCCTCAGCACGTATCCGAACTCGCGCTACGCCACCCTCAGCGGCACGTCGATGGCCGCGCCCCACGTGACCGGGACGGTAGCCCTGCTCCTTGCCGCCCACCCCACATGGACCTACTCCCAGGTCATCAAGCAGGTCCTCTCCACCGCCACGCCCAATTCATCCCTCGCTGGCAAGACGGTCACGGGAGGGATCCTCAACGCAGGCGCGGCGCTGTCGAGCGGGTCAGCCGGGGCGACCGCCTCGCCCTCCGCCTCGTGCTCATTCGTGGGGACCAACACGATCGCCCAGGGCAACTGGGCGGGCGCCTTCGGCAGCGACGGCCGTGCCATCGCCAGAGTATCCCCCGCGTACCCGTCCTACGCCACCGTCGGCGTCCTCGGCTCGTCGCTCTGGACCTGGGCCGGTCCTACCACGGATCCCCGCGCCCTCTCCACGACCGGGACGACTCCCGACTCCCGGATCGCCTCCTGCTGGTACAACGGCACCAGCTTCACGATCGACGTCAACATCACCGACGGCAAGTCCCACCCCGCCTCGCTCTATTTGGTGGACTGGGACAGCACCTCCCGCTCTGAGAAGGTCCAGGTGGTCGACGCCGCCAGCGGCGCCGTCCTGGACACCCGCACTACCTCCTCGTTCCATAGCGGCACCTACCTGACCTGGAACCTCTCCGGCCACGTCCGCTTCGTCGTCTCCAGGATCGGCGGGGACAATGCCGTCGTCAGCGGCCTGTTCTTCGGCTGA
- a CDS encoding IS701 family transposase, whose translation MAILPDESLPLLDAFAPVFTRPTYRRFLVLLGAAIITTGRRTVANLLRTAGSLAPGDPSSYRRVFSQARWSTIRLACAMARHLLALLPEDRPIALVGDDTAVAHPGPHVYGKARHRDPVRSSHSYTAWRYGHKWVVLAIPVRFPFAERPWALPVLVALYQSGEDDRRHGHRHRTPAQHMIRLLALMLHRSPGRRFVFVGDSAYGTHEVARFAHRHRGRLYLVSKLHPEANLFEPPPPYRGKGRPAVKGRRLAEPREAVAAARRLKRLTVGWYGGGTRRVETATGTGHWFKSGKGLVPIRWAFVRDREGTHRD comes from the coding sequence ATGGCCATCCTACCCGATGAGTCGCTGCCGCTGCTCGATGCCTTCGCTCCGGTCTTCACCCGGCCCACCTACCGCCGCTTCCTAGTGCTCCTGGGCGCCGCCATCATCACCACCGGCCGGCGCACCGTCGCCAACCTGCTCCGCACCGCCGGCTCGCTGGCGCCGGGCGACCCCTCCAGCTACCGGCGCGTCTTCTCGCAGGCCCGCTGGTCGACGATCCGCCTGGCCTGCGCCATGGCGCGGCACCTCCTCGCCCTGCTCCCCGAGGACCGACCGATCGCCCTGGTCGGCGACGACACCGCCGTCGCCCACCCCGGGCCGCATGTCTACGGCAAGGCTCGCCACCGCGACCCGGTCCGCTCGTCGCACTCCTACACCGCCTGGCGGTACGGCCACAAGTGGGTCGTGCTCGCCATCCCGGTCCGCTTCCCCTTCGCCGAGCGCCCCTGGGCCCTGCCGGTCCTCGTGGCCCTCTACCAGTCCGGGGAGGACGACCGCCGCCACGGCCACCGGCACCGCACCCCGGCCCAGCACATGATCCGCCTGCTGGCGCTGATGCTCCACCGGTCCCCCGGCCGCCGCTTCGTCTTCGTGGGCGACTCGGCCTACGGCACCCACGAGGTCGCCCGGTTCGCGCACCGCCATCGCGGCCGGCTCTACCTGGTCAGCAAGCTGCACCCCGAGGCCAACCTGTTCGAGCCGCCCCCGCCCTACCGGGGCAAGGGCCGCCCGGCGGTCAAGGGCCGGCGGCTGGCCGAGCCTCGCGAGGCGGTCGCCGCGGCGCGGCGGCTGAAGCGGCTGACCGTCGGCTGGTACGGCGGGGGCACCCGCCGGGTCGAGACGGCCACCGGGACCGGCCATTGGTTCAAGTCGGGCAAGGGGCTGGTGCCGATCCGCTGGGCATTCGTGCGCGACCGCGAGGGGACGCACCGCGACTAG